From Panthera uncia isolate 11264 chromosome E1, Puncia_PCG_1.0, whole genome shotgun sequence, one genomic window encodes:
- the TAC4 gene encoding tachykinin-4, whose amino-acid sequence MLPCLPLLLLMGLPACTGAVDEKLALAAEAGSWVTVTLEEDGVVPHIQLTLQEVKRGKTSQFFGLMGKRVEGIPPIQPERRTAPPPGHPPAGTKSVGPPGQGRTL is encoded by the exons ATgctgccctgcctccccctgcttcTCCTGATGGGGCTGCCTGCATGCACCGGGGCAGTTGACGAGAAACTGGCACTAGCAGCTGAAGCAGGGTCCTGGGTAACCGTGACCCTGGAGGAG GACGGTGTCGTCCCCCACATTCAGCTCACGCTTCAGGAGGTGAAAAGGGGCAAAACGAGCCAGTTCTTTGGGCTGATGGGGAAGCGGGTGGAAG GAATACCTCCTATCCAGCCAGAGAGAAGAACAG CTCCACCCCCAGGGCACCCACCAGCAGGCACAAAGAGCGTGGGGCCTCCTGGGCAGGGCAGGACCCTCTAG